In Chryseobacterium sp. C-71, the genomic window CAAAGTTTTTTTCAGTTATGATATATTGTCAACAATAAGTATAAAATTCAAGTTTTAAAATATTCAAAGGTTTGGTGTGATTTCGGTCACACTTTTTTTGTGACTTCCCTCCTTCAATTGAGGCTTTGGATCGACATACATTTGCTATAGAAATTTAAACAAAATAAAAATCAATTAAAATTTTAAAATATGAAAGCAAAAGTATTAATAATTGTATCCAATGCAAATGCAATCGGTCAGAATCACAGAAGAACCGGAACATTCTTATCTGAAGTCGCACATCCTTATGCAGAATTTGAAAAGGAAGGCTATCAAATTGATTTTGCAAGCTTAACGGGTGAATCTCCATTTTTAGACGCATTAAATTTAGCCAGCGATCCTGATAATTTGAAATTCCTTACAGGTAAAGGTTGGGAAGATATGCACAAAGCTGCAAAATTATCTGAAGTTGATGTCAACAATTATGATGCAGTTTTCATTCCTGGTGGTCTGGCTCCGATGGTGGATATGCCTGAAAATGCAGAATTAAAAAAGGTAATCACTGATGCTTATGAGAGAAATGCAGTTGTAGGAGCTGTTTGTCATGGTCCTGTTTCTTTATTGAATGTGAAATTAAGTGATGGAAGTTACTTGGTAAATGGTAAAAATATCACTTCTTTCACCACTGAAGAAGAAGATAACTACGCAAGAGCAGATGTTCCATTTGATTTGCAAACGGCTTTAACAGAACAAGGTGCTATTTTCCATGCTGCGGAAGCCTGGTCTGCCAACAGTATCGCTGACGGAAACTTGGTAACCGGACAAAATCCTGCCTCTGCAAAGGGTGTCGGTGAAAAAATGGTTTCGATTTTAGAATCTAAAAAATCATAATTTAAATATAAAAAGATGAGCGAACAATCAATTTACTTGTATGCCAAATGGCAGGTAAAAGAAGGGAAACTTAATGCAGTTTTGGAAATTATGAAAGAGGCTGCCCAAAAAAGTTCAGAAGAACAAGGAAATTTATTTTACAAAATTCATCAGAGTAAAAACGATGAGAATACACTGATTTTATTTGAAGGTTATGAAAATGAATCTGCGGTAGAATTCCATAAAAACTCAGAACATTATCAGAATATGGTTGTGAAGCAAATTATTCCTTTGTTGGAAAGCAGAGAAGTAACTTTAATGAATCGGATAATTTAATCTTATTTTAAATAAAAATTCCGGAAGATTAATCATTTTCCGGAATTTTTATTCAATTTAATTTTCAAAAAAATCTACATCTTCATTGGTAATCATTACCCGATATTCTATTCCGTCGATGGCTTTTGAGATAATTTGATTTCTCAGAATATTCGCCATATTTTCCCAGTACACTCTTCCGTAGAAAGAATAATTTTGTGGAATAACCTCGACTTCAACCGTGCGAACGAAACCTTCCTTCGGTTTGTTACTGATCATGGTTCCTCTTTTTACACGGACATCTTTTAGCTCATCTTTTAAAACCATTCGCACGTAATTTTTAACGTCTTCAAGCGAAATAATTTTATCTCTGGTCGTCAAAGCATATTTGTAAGCCTGAATACTGTCTGAACCTTTCTGCTCCTCTGCACCACCGATGGTTTCGGTAAGAAGGATCAGTGACTGAGATTTTAATTGGTTAGAAAGTTCAGTTCCGGGACGCATGTGATTGGCAAAAGTACAGTGCGTAATCCAGAATGATGCGTAGGTATGATCGGTTTTCTCAACAGGTTCCATGATGACGTAGTTGAGTTCCTGCTTGATGCTTCTTTTGGCGTTGTTTACTTTCTGCACCATAGATTTCATCTTGTCAGACATTTCGCTCAGCATTCCTTTGACGTTGTCACGGTTTAATAAAGAGAAAGCTGCAATCTCGTCTCTTGTCAATTCCAAAACATTAGAAATCATATCCACCGCATTTCTGTTGTTGAATCTTTCCATTCCACCTTTTCTTACGGTGTATAACCCCTTTTTAAGATCATCAGAAGGCGTGAATGGAATTTCTGTGTACTTTCTTCCTTCCCCGTCCTGAACTTCATCTACGTAAAGGAAATGTTCACCTTCCTCAGTGATCAAAGGAATATTATTTCCCATGATGTCTAAGCTATATTCAGTCTTTTTCCAACCCCGATTGTAAATTGGGAAAGCGTTCAGCACAAAAGTGAAATTATCTAAAATCTCAGCAGAAAACTGCGGTGGAAATTCAAAAGTCAGCCACAAGAAGTTTTTGCCGTCAATATATTTCTGAATTTCTTCTCTTCCGTTCAAAAAATCTAAATCCTGTGGCAGCATTCCCACTTCTGAAAAAAGATCTCTCGAAAGACCGGTTACTTCAATAAATTTATGATGATAAATGTTTTTTATATCCTGAATGATCTTTGTCTGGATCGATTGTTCATGAAAAAGCTGTTCGTAACCTTCTGTCTGTTCTTTTTTAAGATAAGTTAAACCTTCCTTTACAAACAAAGGATTTCCGTTACTTGAAACCGTGATGTAGGGAAGCAATTTATAGACAAAATCTAAATGCTCAAAAGCAGGATTTGAACAATACAATCCTAAAGTTCTTGGAAATTTCTCGTTGGTATATTTTGAAACATTGATTCCAATTGTTACTTTTCTGTAATCAGAAGGTCTTCCCTGAAATCTTGAAATAGGAATTTTATTTAAACGTTCATCAATGCTGTAGCAAGTGTTACCAACGAACATAATGGCAGTTTGTGCCTTATTGGTTTTTACACTTCCAATGGGTGTAAACGGAATATTCAGTTGTTTATCTGATTCCGATTTTACCGTAGAATTCATCTGTTTTCTGAAGAAAAATTCGGTATGGTCAAGCAGAACTTCCGAAGATTCAAAAGGTTCGGTAAATGCAACTGCATGCGCCGGAATCGGATGGGTGTAAATGGATGGTGTTAAAAGCTTCGCCAGTTTTTCTAAAATTCTCGCATTAACGGTCTGAATTTCATTATTCGCTTTAAAAACTTCAGTACTGAAAGCATCAATTAAAAGTTTAACAAAAGGATCCAGTGACTGCGGGCTTTTCAATCCCCAGACTTTGGTAGCATTTTGCAGCATTCGTGCTTTTACAGACTCTTTCGAATAAATATTCTGATCTAAATTCATATTTGTGATAAGGTGGTGATTAATCGATTGACATCGGGCTCAGAAACAGTTCGGTAGAAAAGCTGAAACGTTCTCCTGTAGCTTCCATCTTTGCATTGA contains:
- a CDS encoding putative quinol monooxygenase translates to MSEQSIYLYAKWQVKEGKLNAVLEIMKEAAQKSSEEQGNLFYKIHQSKNDENTLILFEGYENESAVEFHKNSEHYQNMVVKQIIPLLESREVTLMNRII
- a CDS encoding type VI secretion system baseplate subunit TssF, whose protein sequence is MNLDQNIYSKESVKARMLQNATKVWGLKSPQSLDPFVKLLIDAFSTEVFKANNEIQTVNARILEKLAKLLTPSIYTHPIPAHAVAFTEPFESSEVLLDHTEFFFRKQMNSTVKSESDKQLNIPFTPIGSVKTNKAQTAIMFVGNTCYSIDERLNKIPISRFQGRPSDYRKVTIGINVSKYTNEKFPRTLGLYCSNPAFEHLDFVYKLLPYITVSSNGNPLFVKEGLTYLKKEQTEGYEQLFHEQSIQTKIIQDIKNIYHHKFIEVTGLSRDLFSEVGMLPQDLDFLNGREEIQKYIDGKNFLWLTFEFPPQFSAEILDNFTFVLNAFPIYNRGWKKTEYSLDIMGNNIPLITEEGEHFLYVDEVQDGEGRKYTEIPFTPSDDLKKGLYTVRKGGMERFNNRNAVDMISNVLELTRDEIAAFSLLNRDNVKGMLSEMSDKMKSMVQKVNNAKRSIKQELNYVIMEPVEKTDHTYASFWITHCTFANHMRPGTELSNQLKSQSLILLTETIGGAEEQKGSDSIQAYKYALTTRDKIISLEDVKNYVRMVLKDELKDVRVKRGTMISNKPKEGFVRTVEVEVIPQNYSFYGRVYWENMANILRNQIISKAIDGIEYRVMITNEDVDFFEN
- a CDS encoding type 1 glutamine amidotransferase domain-containing protein, which encodes MKAKVLIIVSNANAIGQNHRRTGTFLSEVAHPYAEFEKEGYQIDFASLTGESPFLDALNLASDPDNLKFLTGKGWEDMHKAAKLSEVDVNNYDAVFIPGGLAPMVDMPENAELKKVITDAYERNAVVGAVCHGPVSLLNVKLSDGSYLVNGKNITSFTTEEEDNYARADVPFDLQTALTEQGAIFHAAEAWSANSIADGNLVTGQNPASAKGVGEKMVSILESKKS